GCGCACCTTGTCAGCGTACGGCCGGGCATGACGCATGCGTTCCTGCGCCTTGCGCATCTTCGACGCGGCCACCATTTCCATGGCCTTGGTGATCTTGCGCGTGTTTTGCACGCTCTTGATCTTGCCGCGAATTTCCTTCATTCCAGCCATTGCTTACTCCTTGTCTCGGCGCGACGTTCGGTATTGCCTGAACATCGCGCCTTCCCGGGTCCGTTGAATAGTTACCGATTCAACCGGATTAGTAAGCGCCGGTCTTCTTGAAGTCCTTGACCGCAGCGTGCAGGGCAGCTTCGTCGTCCTTCGAGAGATCTTTGGTCTCTTCGATACGGCCGATGAGTGCGCCGTGGCTGGTCTTCAGAACTTCACGCAGACCCTTTTCGAACGGCAGGACCTGAGCGATTTCGAGATCGTCCAGATAGCCGTTGTTGGCGGCGAACAGCGAAACGGCCAGTTCCCACACTTGCAGCGGCGCGAATTGCGGCTGCTTGAGCAGTTCCGTCACGCGGCGGCCGCGCTCGAGTTGCTTACGGGTCGCTTCGTCCAGATCCGAGGCGAACTGCGCGAACGCAGCCAGCTCACGGTACTGTGCGAGGTCGGTACGGATACCGCCCGACAGCTTCTTGATGACCTTCGTCTGAGCGGCACCACCCACACGCGACACCGAGATACCGGCGTTGATTGCCGGACGGATGCCTGCGTTGAACAGGTCGGTTTCCAGGAAGATCTGGCCGTCGGTAATCGAGATCACGTTCGTCGGAACGAATGCGGTCACGTCGCCGGCTTGCGTTTCAATGATCGGCAGTGCCGTCAGCGAGCCGCTCTGGCCCTTGACTGCGCCGTTGGTGAACTTCTCGACGTACTCTTCCGAGACACGGGCAGCACGCTCGAGCAGACGCGAGTGCAGATAGAACACGTCACCCGGGTAAGCTTCACGGCCCGGCGGGCGGCGCAGCAGCAGCGAGATCTGACGATAGGCCCAGGCTTGCTTGGTCAAGTCGTCATAAATGATCAGCGCGTCTTCGCCGCGGTCGCGGAAGTATTCGCCCATCGTGCAACCGGAGTACGGTGCGATGAACTGCATGGCGGCCGAGTCCGAAGCGGTGGCGGTCACGATGATCGTGTATTCCATCGCGCCGTGCTCTTCGAGCTTGCGCACCACGTTCATGATCGACGAAGCCTTCTGGCCGATCGCGACGTAGACGCAGGTCACGCCCTTGCCCTTCTGCGAAATGATCGTGTCGATGGCCACAGCGGTCTTACCCGTCTGGCGGTCACCGATGATCAGCTCACGCTGGCCGCGGCCGATCGGCACCATGGCGTCGATAGCCTTCGTACCGGTTTGCAGCGGCTGCGACACCGACTTACGCCAAATCACGCCCGGGGCAATCTTTTCGATCGCGTCGGTTTCCTTCGCGTTGATCGGACCCTTGCCGTCGATCGGCTGGCCCAGTGCGTCAACGACGCGGCCCTTCAGTTCCGGGCCGACCGGCACTTCAAGAATGCGGCCCGTGCACTTGACGGTGTCGCCTTCCGAGATGTGCTCGTACTCGCCCAGAATCACGGCGCCGACGGAGTCGCGTTCGAGGTTCAGTGCCAGACCAAACGTGTTGCCCGGGAATTCGAGCATTTCGCCCTGCATCACGTCCGACAGACCGTGAATGCGGCAGATGCCGTCCGTCACCGAGATCACGGTGCCTTCGTTACGGACTTCGGCGCCGCTATCGAGACCTTGAATCCGGCTCTTGATCAGTTCGCTGATTTCAGAGGGATTGAGTTGCATATGTGCTCCTGATATTCAATTCTTGCCGTCGCAGGCGTATCGCGCCGGCCTCAGGCCGTCAGCGACGTCCGCATAGCCGCCAGGCGGGCGCGCACCGAAGTGTCCAGCACCTCGTCGCCAACCACCACACGCACGCCGCCGATGAGCGACGGATCAACCGTCACGCTCGGGTTGAGCTTGCAGCCGAACTTGTGCTCGAGGCCCTTGACCAGCGAGGTCAATTGCTCGCCTTCGAGCGGGAAGGCGCTTTCGATCGTGGCGTCTGCCGAACCGGCAGCAGCGTTCTTCAACGCTTCGAACTGTCCGGCGATTTCCGGCATGGCAGCCAGACGGCCGTTCTCGACCACGGCGGCGGCGAAGTTGCGCACTTCGGCGTCGGTCGATTTCACGGCAGCGGTCAGCACGTCGACGACTTGCGACGGGGAGACCTTCGGATCGTCGGCCAGGTTGGCCACTTCGGGCAGCGCTGCCACTTGCGCCAGTTCGCGCACGAGCTGCGACCAGCGATTCAGATCGCCGGACTTGGCCACGCGGAACAACGCTTCGGCATACGGACGAGCGATGGTAGCGAGTTCGGCCATGATCAGAGCTCTGCCTTGAGTTGGTTCAGCAGGTCGGCGTGGGCCTTGGCGTCGATTTCACGCTTCAGGATCTGCTCGGCGCCCTTCACTGCCAGACCAGCCACGTCTTCGCGCAGCGATTCACGGACCTTGACGGCCTGATTCTCGGCTTCCGCCTTGGCATTGGCGATGATACGAGCCGCTTCGGCTTGCGCCTGCGCCTTGATCTCTTCGGCCACGGCCAGTGCACGCTTCTCGGCGTCGGCGATACGCTTCGCGCCTTCGTCGCGGGCGTCCGCGAGGGCTTGCGTGGAGCGCTTGTTGGCGGCTTCGAGTTCAGCCTTGCCCTTGTCGGCGGCGGCCAGACCGTCTGCGATTTTCTTCGCGCGTTCGTCGATAGCCTTGATCAGCGGCGGCCACACGAATTTCATCGTGAACCATGCCAGGATCAGAAACACGACGGTTTGCGCGAACAGAGTTGCGTTTATGTTCACGGTGTTTCCTTTCGGTGATGCGAGTCGATTGGCAAAACAGCGCGCCCCATTGTGCCTGCTGGCTTGGGCGCGCCGTTCATGTCCAGTGGGCCGCGCAGGTTAGCGCGCGACCGGCCGAAAGAAACTTAGGCGAGGCGCGACAGCAGCGGGTTCGCGAAAGCGAACAGCATGGCAACGCCCACACCGATCAGGAATGCAGCGTCGATCAGGCCGGCCAGCAGGAACATCTTCGTTTGCAGCGGGTTCATCAGCTCGGGCTGACGGGCGCACGCTTCGATGTACTTACCGCCCATCAGCGCGATACCCAGACAGGCGCCGATAGCACCCAGACCGATGATGATGCCGATAGCAATGGCGGTCAGACCCTGGATGTTGGCGATGAAAGCTTGCATGATTACTCCTTTTGGTTAGAGACTTAAAACTTTAAATTTGAAAAACTGAAAAACCGAAAAACGTCACTTCCGCAACGACCGATCAGTGATGGTCGTGTGCCTGGCCGATATACACCAGCGTCAGCATCATCATGATGAACGCCTGGAGCAGCACGATCAGGATGTGGAAAATCGCCCATGCGGTGCCGGCAATGACGTGACCGACAAAACCCAGCACCGACGCATCTGCGCCAAAGCTCCAGATACCGCCCAACAGAGCGATCAGCAGGAACACCAGTTCGCCGGCGTACATATTGCCGAACAGTCGCATACCGAGCGACACGGTCTTGGCACAGAATTCGATGATGTTGAGCAGCAGGTTCGGGATCCACAGGAGGAAGTGGTTACCGAACGGTGCGGTGAACAGCTCATGCATGAAGCCACCGGCGCCCTTGATCTTGAAGCTGTAGAACAGCATGAGGATGAGCACGCCGACGGAGATGCCGAGCGTGCCGTTGAGGTCGGCCGTCGGCACGATGCGGTGATGCGTGATGATGGACCCCAGACCGACCCAACCGATCACCTTCGACGGCAGATCGACGGGCAGCAAATCCAGCGAGTTCATGAGCGTGACCCAGACGAACACGGTCAGCGCGAGCGGAGCGATGAAGGCACGATTGCCGTGCACGATGCTCTTCGACTGGTCTTCGACCATTTCCACGAGCATTTCGACCGCCGCCTGGAAACGGCCCGGTACGCCAGAGGTGGCCTTGCGCGCTGCCATCCACAACACGAAGCAGCCCAGAACGCCCATCGTGACCGACCAGAACATCGTGTCCCAGTTGATGATCGAGAAATCGACGATGCTGGTCTGCGTCGAGCTCGCGAGGTTTTGCAGGTGGTGCGAAATGTACTCCGACGGGTTCGGAGCGTGGCCGGCTTCTACTGACATAGCGATCAAACACCCAATTATGAAAATCCGCACACGGTAGCGTGTCGACGCGTGAGCGGATTTGCACCGCTACTTCAGTGCCATCGCAAGCCAATAGACTTTGAGCGTGAGCACGAAAGTGACCAGAAGCGCGACCCAGTGAACCCCGGGAAATCCGAACGCTACCGCCACCAATAACGCAATCGTCGTTGCCACCTTGATCGCCTCTCCCGTCACCAACGAACCGACGGAGACACGATCACCTGAAATTCTTAGCCGGAGCGCAAACAGCGCGCCCGGAATCCAACCCACCATCCCACCCAGCCATGCGGACAGCGCCGCGTCTCGCGGCGATGCCGACAGTAGCCACCAGGCCAGTGTCGCAACCAGCGACAACAGCACCTGGGCCCCCACCACCCGGAATGGAGTCACACTTGACGCGCGCCCCACATCGGGACCGAACAGGCGCTCAGCCTGCGCACGCGTGAGCGGAACGATAGGTTTTTCCTGCTCCTGCTCGTCGTCCCAAGCTTCTGATGCTGCACGTGCCGGCGCTTGCGGTTCGGGTTCCAAGTTCGACCGTGATGTCTCGGTCATCTCGCAGCCTCCCCGCCCGACTCGTGCTAACGAATGGGCTCTTCAAGCAGTTAAACCCGCGAGATTTTACGGGAAATTACGAAGCCCAGTCAATCTAAACGCGCAACAAATTCGCCGAAACTGCACAGTGCATGCTTCGATTTGGCGCCAACTCTCACGGAGTGCAACTTTGCTCATGGTGCAGCGCGGCATTACGCGCAAACGCCGCACGTTCCCCGCAACTGGCCTGCGTTCCGTGCGCGTTCAGACCCATTTCAGTGCAACGTACCCGACTAGCAATGCCACCAGATAAAACGGAACGGAAAGGTAGTGAAAGTGCCACCAGATCCTGTCCGATTTCGCCATGCGCAATGCAATCAGATTCGCCAGCGATCCCACTGCGAGTCCGAACCCGCCCACCGCCACCCCAAGGGCGAGCGCCGGCCAGTTCTGCGAATACTCGGCGAGCAGAATCGCTGCCGGCACGTTACTGATGAATTGTGACAACACCGCCGCCCCGCCGTAGGCCATTGGCCCGTTCGAGAAATCGAAGTGCCCGAGCACCGCCCGAACTTCCGTCAGACCGGCCACGCCGCGCAACACCACGAACATCAGCACGAAAATCGCCAGCAGCAGCCAGTCGATGCCGAGTACCGCATTGCGCCGAACGGCGAGCAATACGACGGCGACGCCCGCAAACGCCCATGCGGCAAAACCGTGATCCGCGAGCGTCACGAAAACGGCGAACAGCGCCAGCGCGATCCACAGCAGCGGCCAGCGCACGTCATGCCTGGGGCCCTGCCGCTGAAAATGCAGCGCCCGCGAATCGAACGCGAACGCACACACCACGAGCAGCATCGCCATGAGTGCGAGCGTGACCGGTGTCATCATGACGACGTACGCGCCGAAACCCATGCCGCTGTGTTGCCAGAGAAAAAGGTTCTGCGGATTGCCGAGCGGAGTGAGGCTCGAACCGGCATTGACGGCCAGCGCGAGGAAAATGATGAGGCGTTCGATGCGTACCGGCGCGATACGCGCAAGCGACTGCGCAAGCGGCACGACGGCAAAGAGCGCAACGTCGTTGGTCAGCAGCGTGGAGAGCGCCGCGGCAAACGTCACCATCAGCAAGGCGAGGCGACGTTCGGTGCGAAATGCGCGCAGCAATCGTTGCGCGAGCCAGTCGAGAAACCCGCTCTGATCGATGGCGCGTGTGAGCATCAGCAATCCGGCAAGCGTCAGTATCGTGTGACGATCGATACGCGCGAACAGTTCGCCCACGCTTGCGGGTTTCGCGATTTGCAGAATGACGAATGCCGCGAGCAGGATGAGCAACACGCGATCGTCGCGCACCCGCTCCCAAATCGCGCGCAAGGCACACACGATGCGCGACGCGACGCTCCCGCGGGACGTCGTTCCTATGGTGCTTGTCGCCCCTACCGGCTCCCCGGCCCGATCGTCCACGGCAATATCGTCAGGACACCGAAATCACTCGGCGCGAATGCGCGCGAGAATACCGTCGAGTGCGTCGAGACTGCCGAATTCGATCGTCAGTTGTCCGGCGCCCTTGCGGCCGACCTTGATCTTCACGTTCGACGCCAGCAGATCCGACAGTTCCTCTTCGAGACGCGTGACGTCGCGACCGCCCTCTTCCGCCGGGCGACGGCGAATGCCGTCGCCTTGCGGCTTGAGCGACGCATTCACGATCCGTTCGGTATCGCGCACCGACAGGCGCTTGTTCACGACCTGATTCGCGAGCGTGATTTGCGTTGCGGCGTCCACGGAGAGCAATGCGCGCGCGTGTCCCATATCGAGATCGCCCGCGAGCAACATGGTCTGCACCGGCTGCGCGAGATTGAGCAGACGCAGCAGGTTCGACACGGCGCTGCGCGAGCGGCCGAGCGACTCCGCGGCCTGTTCATGCGTGTAGTTGAATTCGCCGAGCAGACGCTGAATGCCCTGCGCCTCTTCGAGCGGATTCAGATCTTCGCGCTGAATGTTCTCGATGAGCGCCATGGCGGCGGCGGCTTCGTCGGGCACGTCGCGCACGAGCACCGGCACTTCCGCGAGCCCCGCAATACGTGCGGCGCGAAAGCGTCGTTCGCCCGCAATGATTTCGTACTTCTCACCATCGACACGACGCACCAGAATCGGCTGCATCAGACCTTGCGCGCGAATGCTCGCGGCGAGTTCCTGCAACGCGCCTTCGTCCATGCGCGTGCGCGGTTGATACTTGCCGGCCTGAAGGCGTTCGAGCGGCATCACCGAAGGCATGCCTTGCGCGCTCGCCTCTGCCGCGCCGTTGTGGTTATCGGCGTGAGCGCCCAGCAGCGCTTCGAGGCCGCGGCCCAGGCCCTTTTTTTTCAGTGCGTTGGTCTTGGTCGCCATGACAATGCGTTCCTGCGCGAATGCGCCTTACATAGTTTGAATGCGCGCGATCATTTCCGCGCCGAAGTCCAGATACGCCTTCGCACCGCGCGATGCGGGATCGAAGACGACGCCCGGCATGCCGTAACTCGGCGCTTCCGCGAGCCGCACATTGCGCGGGATGATCGCGTTGAAAACCTTGTCGCCGAAGTGCGACTTGAGCTGTTCCGACACTTGCTGCTGCAACGTGATGCGCGGATCGAACATCACACGCAACAAGCCGATCACCTTGAGGTCGCGATTCAGATTCGCATGCACCTGCTTGATCGTGTTGACGAGATCGGACAGACCTTCGAGCGCGAAATATTCGCACTGCATTGGAATGATGACGCCATGCGCCGCGCACAAACCGTTGAGGGTCAGCAACGATAGCGTCGGCGGACAATCGATGAGGACGAAATCGTAGTCGCCATCGACCTTCTCCAGCGCCTGCTTCAGGCGAGTGTCGCGGTTGTCCAGCGAGACGAGTTCCACGTCCGCGCCGGCCAGTTCGCGATTGGCGGGCAGCACATCATAATTGCCGGACTCCGAGCGCTGCGCGCTGGTGCTCACGTCGATACCGTCGACCAGTACCTCGTAGACGCTCGTCTCGAGCGCGGCCTTGTCGATACCGCTGCCCATCGTCGCGTTGCCCTGCGGATCGAGGTCGACCAACAAGACACGCTGCCCGTGCGACGCCAGTCCGGCAGCGAGGTTCACCGTGGTGGTCGTCTTGCCGACGCCGCCCTTCTGATTGGCCACGCAGAAAATTTTCGCCATGCCGATGTAGTCCTCCGATTGCTGCCGTGTTGATGCAATTGATGCAGTGATGCCAGGATGCGTCCGGTCCTGCGCAGGCCTGAAGCGAAAACGAAGCGACCAGGGTCTGCTGCCCGCTGCGGATGCATCCCGCTGATTCGATTATCCGAGCAAAGCTCAGTTATTGCCTGATTCAGCGTTTTGGCCGACGTGAGATACGCCGGCGCGCGGCACTTAGGGCGCGCCCGCCTTTTGCGGTGTCAACACCAGTTTGTCGGTGTCGTAGCCTTGCTTGCGCAACTGAGCCCGCATTTGGTTCAGCGTGTCGTCGTCCATTCGGGGCGAGCGCGACAGGATCCAGAGATACTCGCGGCTCGGCTCTCCCACAGCGGCATACTGATAGTCACCGTCGAGCACGATAACCCAGTAGTTCGCCCAAAGCCAGGGAATCCAGCGTAACCAGTCCGGGGCGAAGCTCACTTTGAAGCGGGCAGTACCTGTGCCCTGGCCGTCGGTACGCGCCACGCCGGTGTCGCTCGCCCAAGTACCGTCTTCCTTGCGGCATTTGTTCGTGACGTCGATGTTGCCGTCCGGGCGCGCCACGTAGTCGGCGGTCACGTCCGACACACATTTTCGCTCGAAGAAATTCGGATAGCGTGCTATTTCGTACCAGGTACCAACATAGCGCGCCTTGTCGATCTTTTGCACGGGACGCACGCGTGTGGTCAGGGCTTCCTGACCGGACTGCGCCCATGCCACGGCGGCCATCACCGACAGTCCGACCATGGCGGCGCCGGCCCAACGAGTCATTCGGGTCATCCCGTTACCTTTACGCGGAGCAAATGACGCTCGGCGTCGAGAAATGGCACATTCAGCGCCAGACGCTCGACCAGTTCGCAGCCATGCGGCAACGACAGTTCGCTGTCGGCGGCGACACCTTTCATCGCCCAGAAGCTGCCGTCCGCGGCCAACAAATTGCGGGCAAGCGTAACGAAATCGGACAATTCGGCGAAAGCGCGCGAGACGATGGCGTCGAACGGCGCAGGCACTTCCTTGCCGACGACGAGGGACTCGACGCGACCGGTCACGACCGTCAGATTGGTCAGTTTGAACGTGGCGCGAGCCTGCGTCAGAAAGGCGGTCTTTTTGTGAACGATGTCGTTTACCGTCACCTGCCAGTCGGGACGCACGATAGCCAGCACGACCCCCGGCAACCCGCCGCCCGAACCGACGTCGAGCACACGCGAAATCGGCTCGCGATCGAGACGCGGCAGAATCGAGAGCGAATCCAGGAGATGCTTGATGACCATTTGCCGCGGGTCGCGGATGGAGGTCATTTGCAGCGATGCATTCCACTTCGCCAGCAGCATCTGATAGTCGAGCAGCCGGGCCTGTTGCCCGGCATCGATCGACAAGCCGAGTTGCCGGATGCCATCGGCCAACAATGTGGCGAGTTCGTTACCGCCCGGTGCGGCAGTGCGCGGAGCTGTCATGAAGCCTCCGCGTCAGGCAGCGTGCTGGCCGCTGGCGTCGCCCTCGGTGGCAACCGTGGCGTCGGCAGATGCATCCCCCGACGCACGACGGCGTCCGAGCCCTTTCTTGAGGTGGATCATCAGCAACGAGATCGCCGCCGGTGTCACCCCGGAGATCCGCGAGGCCTGGCCCAACGTCTCGGGACGCTGCGCGTTCAGCTTCTGACGTACCTCGATCGACAATCCGCGCACATCGTTATAGTCGATGTTCGCAGGCAGCACGGTGTTCTCGTTCGCTTCCTTGCGCACGATTTCATCGGCCTGACGATCGATGTAGCCCTGGTACTTCACGGCAATCTCGATCTGTTCGCGAATCTGGCCGGCTTGCAGCGCATCGTCGGACAATGGCGCGTCCGGCGCCAGACGACCGCCCTGCACTGCCATGAGTGCGTCGTAGGCGACTTCCGGGCGACGCAGCAGATCCGCCAATGAGTATTCGTGATCGATAGCCTTTCCCAGCAGCGGTACAGAGTCTTCGGCCGGGAAAGTCTTCGGGTTCACCCAGGTCGATTTGAGACGTTCTGTTTCACGTGAAACAGCATCGCGCTTCCGGCAGAACGCATCCCAGCGAACGTCGTCGACCACGCCAAGTTCGCGGCCGATTTCCGTGAGACGCATATCGGCGTTGTCTTCGCGCAGCGACAGGCGATATTCCGCGCGGCTGGTGAACATGCGGTACGGCTCGGAAACACCGCGCGTAATCAGATCGTCGACGAGCACGCCGAGATAGGCTTGATCGCGACGCGGACACCAGGCATCGCGGCCCTGCACTTGCAACGCGGCATTGATACCGGCAAGCAGGCCTTGGGCGGCAGCTTCTTCGTAACCGGTCGTCCCGTTGATCTGTCCGGCGAAAAACAAGCCGGTGATGACGCGGGTTTCCAGCGAGCTACGCAGACCACGTGGGTCGAAGTAGTCGTACTCGATGGCGTAGCCGGGACGCAAAATATAGGCGTTCTCCATGCCCTTCATGGAGCGGACCAGATCCAGCTGAACGTCGAAGGGCAGGCTGGTGGAGATGCCGTTGGGATAGAACTCGTTGGTCGTCAGACCCTCGGGTTCGAGGTAAATCTGGTGCGATGTCTTATCCGCGAAGCGGTGGATCTTGTCCTCGATGGACGGACAGTAGCGCGGCCCCACGCCTTCGATCACGCCCGTGTACATGGGCGAGCGGTCAAGGCCACCGCGGATGATGTCATGCGTGCGCTCGTTGGTGTGAGTCACCCAGCACGGCACCTGACGCGGATGTTGTTCCGGACGGCCAAGGAACGAGAAGACCGGGACGGGATCGAGATCGCCGGGCTGAGCTTCCAACACGGAGAAATCGATGGAACGGCCGTCGATGCGCGGCGGCGTACCGGTTTTTAACCGGCCTTGCGGCAGTTTCAATTCTTTGAGCCGTGCGGACAGGCTGATGGCTGCCGGATCGCCCGCACGACCGCCCACGTAGTTGTTCAGTCCGACGTGGATCTTGCCATCGAGGAACGTCCCGGCCGTAAGCACGACGGCACGGGCACGGAAGCGCAAACCGACTTGTGTGATCGCGCCTACGACGCGGTCCCCTTCGACAATAAGATCTTCGACGGCTTGCTGGAACAGCCATAAATTCGGCTGATTCTCGAGGCGATGGCGAATCGCCTGCTTATAGAGAAGACGGTCGGCCTGCGCGCGCGTGGCACGAACGGCCGGGCCTTTGGACGAATTGAGAATACGAAACTGGATGCCGCCCTCGTCGGTCGCGGCTGCCATGGCACCGCCGAGCGCATCAACCTCCTTCACGAGGTGGCCTTTGCCGATCCCCCCAATGGAGGGGTTGCAGCTCATTTGGCCGAGCGTCTCGATATTATGGGTGAGCAGAAGTGTCTTACAGCCCATGCGGGCCGAGGCGAGCGCAGCCTCGGTGCCGGCATGGCCGCCACCCACCACGATCACATCGAACTCGGTCGGATAAAGCATCGCAATATTGCCGCTAACGGCAAACTCTCTGGATTCGGTAATTGCGGAATTATAGCGGCATTGCGATGCATCATTTGTAACCGCTCGTGTGTTTCACGTGGAACTTTGCATAAAAGCGATGGTTTTACGGATGTTTCACGTGAAACATTGTTATGAGTGTGTCGCCCTTGGTCTTGGCGGGTTCGGGCTCTCCACAACCGCCACCGCGCCCCCTCGTCCTATCTGACGTCCAGACAGCGAGGATTACCGGAGTGGCCTCGTTGGTCTTCCATGGCTTTGTTTCACGTGAAACGTCGGTGAGACTCTCGCTTGGCCATCCGTCACCGGCTAGCGCCCCATCCCGACAACCACGGCCTTGCAGCTCTCCCCGCTCTTTCCGACCTCCGGGCACCGAGATTTGCCGATATCCTGACTGCGCTCCAACTTAAGATCGCTCCGTCATAGCACCGGCAAGCCTCGCCGCTCACCTGCCCGCGCGCCCTCGTTGGACATCCCTTGGCTTTGTTTCACGTGAAACGTCAGTGAGTCTCTCGCTCGGCCATCAGTCACCGGCTAGCGCTCGTTCCCAACAACCACAGCCTTGCATCCCTCCCCCACTCTTTCTCGCTTCCGGCAGCGAGAATTGCCGATATCCGACTGCGCTCCAACTTAAAATCGTTCCGTCAGGGCACGGGCATCCTCGCCACTCACTTGCCCGCGTGCCCTCGTTGGTCATCCCTTGGCTTTGTTTCACGTGAAACGTCGGTGAGTTTCTCGCTCGACCTTCAGTC
This is a stretch of genomic DNA from Pandoraea faecigallinarum. It encodes these proteins:
- the atpA gene encoding F0F1 ATP synthase subunit alpha — its product is MQLNPSEISELIKSRIQGLDSGAEVRNEGTVISVTDGICRIHGLSDVMQGEMLEFPGNTFGLALNLERDSVGAVILGEYEHISEGDTVKCTGRILEVPVGPELKGRVVDALGQPIDGKGPINAKETDAIEKIAPGVIWRKSVSQPLQTGTKAIDAMVPIGRGQRELIIGDRQTGKTAVAIDTIISQKGKGVTCVYVAIGQKASSIMNVVRKLEEHGAMEYTIIVTATASDSAAMQFIAPYSGCTMGEYFRDRGEDALIIYDDLTKQAWAYRQISLLLRRPPGREAYPGDVFYLHSRLLERAARVSEEYVEKFTNGAVKGQSGSLTALPIIETQAGDVTAFVPTNVISITDGQIFLETDLFNAGIRPAINAGISVSRVGGAAQTKVIKKLSGGIRTDLAQYRELAAFAQFASDLDEATRKQLERGRRVTELLKQPQFAPLQVWELAVSLFAANNGYLDDLEIAQVLPFEKGLREVLKTSHGALIGRIEETKDLSKDDEAALHAAVKDFKKTGAY
- a CDS encoding F0F1 ATP synthase subunit delta, giving the protein MAELATIARPYAEALFRVAKSGDLNRWSQLVRELAQVAALPEVANLADDPKVSPSQVVDVLTAAVKSTDAEVRNFAAAVVENGRLAAMPEIAGQFEALKNAAAGSADATIESAFPLEGEQLTSLVKGLEHKFGCKLNPSVTVDPSLIGGVRVVVGDEVLDTSVRARLAAMRTSLTA
- a CDS encoding F0F1 ATP synthase subunit B; amino-acid sequence: MNINATLFAQTVVFLILAWFTMKFVWPPLIKAIDERAKKIADGLAAADKGKAELEAANKRSTQALADARDEGAKRIADAEKRALAVAEEIKAQAQAEAARIIANAKAEAENQAVKVRESLREDVAGLAVKGAEQILKREIDAKAHADLLNQLKAEL
- the atpE gene encoding F0F1 ATP synthase subunit C — protein: MQAFIANIQGLTAIAIGIIIGLGAIGACLGIALMGGKYIEACARQPELMNPLQTKMFLLAGLIDAAFLIGVGVAMLFAFANPLLSRLA
- the atpB gene encoding F0F1 ATP synthase subunit A, whose amino-acid sequence is MSVEAGHAPNPSEYISHHLQNLASSTQTSIVDFSIINWDTMFWSVTMGVLGCFVLWMAARKATSGVPGRFQAAVEMLVEMVEDQSKSIVHGNRAFIAPLALTVFVWVTLMNSLDLLPVDLPSKVIGWVGLGSIITHHRIVPTADLNGTLGISVGVLILMLFYSFKIKGAGGFMHELFTAPFGNHFLLWIPNLLLNIIEFCAKTVSLGMRLFGNMYAGELVFLLIALLGGIWSFGADASVLGFVGHVIAGTAWAIFHILIVLLQAFIMMMLTLVYIGQAHDHH
- a CDS encoding ATP synthase subunit I, with translation MTETSRSNLEPEPQAPARAASEAWDDEQEQEKPIVPLTRAQAERLFGPDVGRASSVTPFRVVGAQVLLSLVATLAWWLLSASPRDAALSAWLGGMVGWIPGALFALRLRISGDRVSVGSLVTGEAIKVATTIALLVAVAFGFPGVHWVALLVTFVLTLKVYWLAMALK
- a CDS encoding SLC13 family permease, giving the protein MRAIWERVRDDRVLLILLAAFVILQIAKPASVGELFARIDRHTILTLAGLLMLTRAIDQSGFLDWLAQRLLRAFRTERRLALLMVTFAAALSTLLTNDVALFAVVPLAQSLARIAPVRIERLIIFLALAVNAGSSLTPLGNPQNLFLWQHSGMGFGAYVVMMTPVTLALMAMLLVVCAFAFDSRALHFQRQGPRHDVRWPLLWIALALFAVFVTLADHGFAAWAFAGVAVVLLAVRRNAVLGIDWLLLAIFVLMFVVLRGVAGLTEVRAVLGHFDFSNGPMAYGGAAVLSQFISNVPAAILLAEYSQNWPALALGVAVGGFGLAVGSLANLIALRMAKSDRIWWHFHYLSVPFYLVALLVGYVALKWV
- a CDS encoding ParB/RepB/Spo0J family partition protein encodes the protein MATKTNALKKKGLGRGLEALLGAHADNHNGAAEASAQGMPSVMPLERLQAGKYQPRTRMDEGALQELAASIRAQGLMQPILVRRVDGEKYEIIAGERRFRAARIAGLAEVPVLVRDVPDEAAAAMALIENIQREDLNPLEEAQGIQRLLGEFNYTHEQAAESLGRSRSAVSNLLRLLNLAQPVQTMLLAGDLDMGHARALLSVDAATQITLANQVVNKRLSVRDTERIVNASLKPQGDGIRRRPAEEGGRDVTRLEEELSDLLASNVKIKVGRKGAGQLTIEFGSLDALDGILARIRAE
- a CDS encoding ParA family protein gives rise to the protein MAKIFCVANQKGGVGKTTTTVNLAAGLASHGQRVLLVDLDPQGNATMGSGIDKAALETSVYEVLVDGIDVSTSAQRSESGNYDVLPANRELAGADVELVSLDNRDTRLKQALEKVDGDYDFVLIDCPPTLSLLTLNGLCAAHGVIIPMQCEYFALEGLSDLVNTIKQVHANLNRDLKVIGLLRVMFDPRITLQQQVSEQLKSHFGDKVFNAIIPRNVRLAEAPSYGMPGVVFDPASRGAKAYLDFGAEMIARIQTM
- a CDS encoding lipocalin family protein, whose protein sequence is MTRMTRWAGAAMVGLSVMAAVAWAQSGQEALTTRVRPVQKIDKARYVGTWYEIARYPNFFERKCVSDVTADYVARPDGNIDVTNKCRKEDGTWASDTGVARTDGQGTGTARFKVSFAPDWLRWIPWLWANYWVIVLDGDYQYAAVGEPSREYLWILSRSPRMDDDTLNQMRAQLRKQGYDTDKLVLTPQKAGAP
- the rsmG gene encoding 16S rRNA (guanine(527)-N(7))-methyltransferase RsmG, with the translated sequence MTAPRTAAPGGNELATLLADGIRQLGLSIDAGQQARLLDYQMLLAKWNASLQMTSIRDPRQMVIKHLLDSLSILPRLDREPISRVLDVGSGGGLPGVVLAIVRPDWQVTVNDIVHKKTAFLTQARATFKLTNLTVVTGRVESLVVGKEVPAPFDAIVSRAFAELSDFVTLARNLLAADGSFWAMKGVAADSELSLPHGCELVERLALNVPFLDAERHLLRVKVTG